Proteins encoded by one window of Thermus caldifontis:
- a CDS encoding FAD-dependent oxidoreductase translates to MSKVNRRQVLKTGAALAAAGALSGSAFAQEFYSRPATLLPRTRKPRVVVIGGGWAGTTVARKLVQSGVDVEVVLIEQKPIFMSCPMSNLFLAGVKPLEWLVFDYTNVVKDGVIFVQERVLDINRDRRLVRTAGGYIGYDFLVLAPGIDYMYEAIPGYAEVKHLMPVGFKPFEHVALRRMLDQFDETGGELVMYIPNPPYRCPPGPYERAAMLAWRLKTKGVKGKLIVLDANPQPVSKAPGFLAAYNDLYKDYLEYVPNTRITGLDYGKKVVKTELGDVPFTLADIIPPMKAGELVRTAGLGERWANVKVPYFLSEKDDRVYLVGDITGNTPYPKSGMVAYVSGNIVARHLAERLKGKPLAEIPAELPNNICYSFVNSEEAIWVAANYSWDEAAKQIKSQGSVDNQRSAANGTAAIGWATGLWNDMFGPA, encoded by the coding sequence ATGAGCAAGGTGAATCGGCGTCAGGTTTTGAAGACGGGTGCGGCCTTGGCCGCAGCCGGGGCTCTTTCGGGTTCGGCCTTCGCCCAGGAGTTCTATAGCCGCCCGGCCACCCTGCTTCCCCGGACCCGCAAGCCGCGGGTGGTGGTGATCGGGGGCGGCTGGGCCGGCACCACGGTGGCCCGGAAGCTGGTCCAGTCCGGGGTGGACGTGGAGGTGGTGCTCATCGAGCAGAAGCCCATCTTCATGTCCTGCCCCATGTCCAACCTCTTCCTGGCTGGGGTGAAGCCCCTGGAGTGGCTGGTCTTTGACTACACCAACGTGGTCAAGGACGGGGTGATTTTCGTTCAGGAAAGGGTGTTGGACATCAACCGGGACCGCCGCCTGGTGCGGACTGCTGGCGGGTACATCGGCTACGACTTCTTGGTCCTGGCGCCGGGCATTGACTATATGTACGAGGCCATCCCCGGGTACGCCGAGGTGAAGCACCTCATGCCCGTGGGCTTCAAGCCCTTTGAGCACGTGGCCTTGCGCCGGATGCTGGACCAGTTTGACGAGACGGGCGGGGAGCTGGTCATGTACATCCCCAACCCCCCCTACCGTTGCCCCCCGGGGCCCTACGAGCGGGCGGCCATGCTGGCCTGGCGGCTTAAGACCAAGGGAGTCAAGGGCAAGCTCATCGTCCTGGACGCTAACCCCCAGCCTGTCTCCAAGGCCCCGGGCTTCCTGGCCGCCTACAACGACCTCTACAAGGACTACCTGGAGTACGTGCCCAACACCCGGATCACCGGCTTGGATTATGGGAAAAAGGTGGTGAAGACGGAACTTGGGGATGTGCCCTTCACCCTGGCCGACATCATCCCTCCCATGAAGGCGGGGGAGTTGGTGCGCACCGCGGGCTTAGGGGAGCGCTGGGCCAACGTAAAGGTCCCCTACTTCCTCTCGGAGAAGGACGACCGCGTCTACCTGGTGGGGGATATCACCGGCAACACCCCTTACCCCAAAAGCGGCATGGTGGCCTACGTTTCCGGCAACATCGTGGCCCGGCACCTGGCCGAGAGGCTTAAGGGCAAGCCCCTGGCGGAGATCCCCGCCGAGCTGCCCAACAACATCTGCTACTCCTTCGTGAACAGCGAAGAGGCCATCTGGGTGGCGGCCAACTACTCCTGGGACGAGGCGGCCAAGCAGATCAAGTCCCAGGGCTCCGTGGATAACCAGCGCTCGGCGGCCAACGGCACCGCCGCCATCGGCTGGGCCACCGGTCTCTGGAACGACATGTTTGGCCCGGCCTAA
- a CDS encoding translation initiation factor 2 has product MRKLLALVALLGLGLAQSLLVDVRGSLEEVEAKTLAALKSVGLEPDRVLNLGEQVRQVTGPGFPEYRLVVLKPDGGSIEAVSKNPMAAIVLPPTVFITGQGGKFQVGTFDGRLLFSMLQVYGGEVERLVWRLEAALGRLGIVKRLPPAMMPDPASGMMPALMYRVPGAKAEDVVLMVETELTSHGLNLLPNVKVGPVTVIMPCKSEWARIMFLTQPAGGFAAPCRFFAMQMGNDVLVGAIEPMLMTIMPGVMGTPAVPMLQEARQVMTEILEATGGVPYRPGE; this is encoded by the coding sequence ATGAGGAAGCTTTTGGCTCTGGTGGCCCTTTTGGGTTTAGGCTTGGCCCAGTCGTTGCTGGTGGACGTCCGGGGTTCCCTGGAAGAGGTGGAGGCCAAGACCCTGGCGGCCCTTAAGTCGGTGGGGTTAGAGCCCGACCGGGTTTTGAACCTGGGGGAACAGGTGCGGCAGGTGACGGGCCCCGGTTTCCCCGAGTACCGCCTGGTGGTGCTCAAGCCGGATGGGGGAAGCATTGAGGCGGTTTCCAAAAACCCCATGGCCGCCATTGTCCTACCGCCCACCGTTTTCATCACCGGGCAGGGTGGGAAGTTCCAGGTGGGTACCTTTGATGGGCGGCTCCTTTTCTCCATGCTTCAGGTGTATGGGGGGGAGGTGGAGCGGCTGGTGTGGCGCCTCGAGGCGGCCCTGGGGCGGCTTGGCATCGTGAAGCGTCTGCCCCCCGCCATGATGCCCGATCCCGCGAGCGGCATGATGCCCGCCCTCATGTACCGGGTGCCGGGCGCTAAAGCGGAGGACGTGGTCCTCATGGTGGAGACCGAGCTCACCTCCCACGGACTTAACCTGCTGCCCAACGTAAAGGTGGGCCCGGTCACCGTGATCATGCCCTGCAAGAGCGAGTGGGCCCGGATCATGTTCCTCACCCAGCCCGCCGGGGGCTTTGCTGCCCCCTGCCGTTTCTTCGCCATGCAGATGGGTAATGACGTCTTGGTGGGGGCCATCGAACCCATGCTCATGACCATCATGCCTGGGGTCATGGGTACGCCGGCGGTGCCCATGCTCCAGGAGGCCCGCCAGGTGATGACGGAGATCCTGGAAGCCACGGGCGGGGTTCCCTACCGCCCTGGTGAATAA
- a CDS encoding rhodanese-like domain-containing protein, whose translation MRRREVLALLPLLPLAHAQGGGDGEGWVKAFGEFIKRVPPASYLVYPTEAKDLLLFDPFILDVRTEEERKKGYIPGSVHIYAGQVPDRLAELPQDKEALILVYCNSGSVSAVVAAYLQALGYKNAKNIAHGFKGWLDAGLEVEGGSQ comes from the coding sequence ATGCGCCGCCGGGAGGTGTTGGCCCTTCTTCCCCTGCTTCCCCTGGCCCACGCCCAGGGGGGAGGGGATGGGGAGGGCTGGGTAAAGGCCTTTGGGGAATTCATTAAGCGGGTACCCCCCGCCAGCTACCTGGTCTACCCCACGGAGGCCAAGGACCTCCTGCTCTTTGACCCCTTTATCCTGGACGTGCGCACGGAGGAGGAGCGGAAGAAGGGCTATATCCCCGGCTCGGTGCATATCTATGCCGGTCAGGTGCCGGATCGCTTGGCGGAGCTTCCCCAGGATAAGGAAGCCTTGATCCTCGTTTACTGCAACTCGGGAAGCGTTTCGGCGGTGGTGGCCGCTTACCTGCAGGCCCTTGGCTACAAAAACGCCAAGAACATTGCTCACGGCTTCAAAGGCTGGCTGGATGCTGGCCTGGAAGTGGAGGGAGGTTCGCAATGA
- the soxA gene encoding sulfur oxidation c-type cytochrome SoxA, with product MGRKKRWILVGVVALGTLVGVGAYTQQQKPLDPFEEAMRQRQMYLETFGVLPGELFAEEGKELFFRKGPSGKTLEECDFGKGKGVLEGAYAVLPKYFPDTKRVEDLESRVYTCMQTVQGYKPNEIKRDEVKAITTYIATFSSKAKIQVVPKHPAELAMYNLGRELWYTRAGARDMSCAVCHDQYAGQRVRLSPVRSPKQGLGNEWPAYRFEEDKLYTMEDRINFCYESIAIPKPEFYSDVHIALTVYMLAEATKAGHSFEELPFFTR from the coding sequence ATGGGACGTAAGAAGCGCTGGATTCTAGTGGGCGTAGTGGCCTTGGGAACCCTGGTGGGCGTGGGGGCTTACACCCAGCAGCAAAAGCCCCTGGACCCCTTTGAGGAGGCCATGCGCCAGCGGCAGATGTACCTGGAGACCTTTGGCGTGCTCCCTGGGGAACTCTTTGCGGAGGAGGGGAAGGAGCTCTTTTTCCGCAAGGGGCCTAGCGGCAAGACCCTCGAGGAGTGCGACTTCGGCAAGGGGAAAGGCGTCTTGGAAGGCGCCTACGCCGTCCTTCCCAAGTACTTCCCCGACACCAAGCGGGTGGAGGACCTGGAAAGCCGGGTCTACACCTGCATGCAGACCGTCCAGGGGTACAAGCCCAACGAGATCAAGCGGGACGAGGTGAAGGCCATCACCACCTACATCGCCACCTTCTCCTCCAAGGCTAAGATCCAGGTGGTGCCCAAGCACCCGGCAGAGCTGGCCATGTACAACCTGGGGCGGGAGCTTTGGTACACCCGCGCAGGGGCCAGGGACATGAGCTGCGCCGTCTGCCACGATCAGTATGCGGGCCAGCGGGTACGGCTTTCCCCGGTCAGGAGCCCCAAGCAGGGCCTGGGCAACGAGTGGCCCGCCTACCGCTTTGAGGAGGACAAGCTCTACACCATGGAGGACCGCATCAACTTCTGCTACGAGTCCATCGCCATTCCCAAGCCGGAGTTCTATTCCGACGTGCACATCGCCTTGACCGTATACATGCTGGCCGAGGCCACCAAGGCCGGGCACTCCTTTGAGGAGTTGCCCTTCTTCACCCGCTAG
- the soxX gene encoding sulfur oxidation c-type cytochrome SoxX: protein MKKKAAVVLTSALLLGLGLTQVSPFRERLEAALHAGGHEFAQVMLAQDKGQALCSQYRDKLPPDLIPGFLAEQKALIKYPANGKLMGDWRNGEKVFTDPKRGNCYACHAGVATEVAHGTMGPSLTGYGQRGTAEPVVRYTYEKIYNAWAFVPCSLMYRGGVHGLFTPEETADLVAFLLDPESPINRR, encoded by the coding sequence ATGAAGAAAAAAGCGGCAGTGGTTTTGACTTCGGCCCTGCTTCTAGGACTCGGGCTTACCCAGGTAAGCCCTTTTAGGGAGCGCCTCGAGGCGGCTTTGCATGCGGGCGGTCACGAGTTTGCCCAAGTGATGCTTGCTCAGGACAAGGGCCAGGCCCTTTGCTCCCAGTACCGGGACAAGCTTCCTCCTGACCTCATCCCGGGCTTCCTGGCGGAGCAGAAGGCCCTGATCAAGTACCCGGCAAACGGCAAGCTCATGGGGGACTGGAGGAATGGGGAAAAGGTCTTCACCGATCCCAAGCGGGGGAACTGCTACGCTTGCCATGCTGGGGTGGCCACCGAGGTGGCCCACGGTACCATGGGTCCAAGCCTCACGGGCTACGGCCAGCGGGGAACCGCCGAGCCGGTGGTGCGCTACACCTACGAGAAGATCTACAACGCCTGGGCCTTCGTGCCCTGCTCCCTCATGTACCGGGGTGGGGTGCACGGCCTCTTTACCCCGGAGGAGACCGCCGACCTGGTAGCTTTCCTCCTGGACCCCGAGTCCCCCATCAACCGGAGGTGA
- the soxB gene encoding thiosulfohydrolase SoxB, giving the protein MNRRELLFLLSALAGLGPKALAQVLENPSRLYDLPPYGNATLLYFSDLHGQAFPHYYMEPPNLIAPKALMGRPGYLAGDAVLRYYGVARKTPLAYLLSYLDFGELAKAFGPIGGMAQLTALIRQQKAQVEAEGGRALVLDGGDTWTNSGLSLLTQGEALVDWQNLTGVDHMVSHWEWTLGRERVEALFKKLKGEHLSYNVVDELFGDPLYPAYRIHRMGKYAVAILGATYPYVKVSHPEEFTEGLSFALDERRLQEAVDQARAEGADAVVLLSHNGLQLDAALAERVKGIDLILSGHTHDLTPSPWRVGKTWIVAGSAAGKALMRVDLKLFKGGIANLRVRVLPVLADHLPKAQDVEAYVESKVAPHHQHLFEPLAVSESLLYKRDTLYSTWDELVGRAVKALYPEVEVVFSPAVRWGTTILPGQAITRDHLYAYLGFTYPELYLFWLKGEQIRNTLEDIASNVFTPDPFYQQGGDVSRVYGLRYVLDPDAPTGKRIREVEVGGKPLDPNRRYLAASYGGRLQRVGEAKAGYQPRPIYQVLEEYLKAEGRVKVLPQPNVRVIGRNYRVPEVSS; this is encoded by the coding sequence ATGAACCGTAGGGAGCTCCTCTTTCTCCTTTCTGCCTTAGCTGGCCTGGGGCCCAAGGCCTTGGCCCAGGTCCTGGAGAACCCTTCCCGGCTTTACGACCTCCCCCCCTACGGCAACGCCACCCTCCTTTATTTCTCCGACCTCCACGGCCAGGCCTTTCCCCATTACTACATGGAGCCGCCCAACCTGATCGCCCCGAAAGCGCTGATGGGCCGGCCGGGATACCTGGCTGGGGATGCGGTGTTGCGCTACTACGGCGTGGCCCGCAAAACCCCCTTGGCCTACCTCCTCAGCTACCTGGACTTTGGGGAGTTGGCGAAGGCTTTTGGCCCCATCGGGGGTATGGCCCAGCTCACCGCTTTGATCCGCCAGCAGAAGGCCCAGGTGGAGGCGGAGGGCGGTAGGGCCCTGGTTTTGGATGGGGGGGATACCTGGACCAACTCGGGCCTTTCCCTCCTGACCCAAGGGGAAGCCCTGGTGGACTGGCAGAACCTCACCGGGGTGGACCACATGGTTTCCCACTGGGAGTGGACCCTGGGCCGGGAACGGGTGGAGGCGCTCTTCAAAAAGCTTAAGGGGGAACACCTTTCCTACAACGTGGTGGACGAGCTCTTTGGCGACCCCCTTTACCCCGCTTACCGCATCCACAGGATGGGGAAGTATGCCGTGGCCATCCTGGGGGCCACCTACCCTTACGTGAAGGTTTCCCACCCGGAGGAGTTCACGGAAGGCCTTTCCTTTGCCCTGGACGAGCGCCGTTTGCAGGAGGCCGTGGACCAAGCGCGGGCCGAGGGGGCGGATGCCGTGGTCCTTCTCTCCCACAATGGCCTTCAGCTGGATGCCGCCTTGGCGGAGCGGGTGAAGGGGATTGACTTGATCCTTTCTGGTCACACCCACGACCTCACCCCTTCCCCCTGGCGGGTGGGGAAGACCTGGATCGTGGCGGGAAGCGCCGCCGGGAAGGCCTTGATGCGGGTGGACCTGAAGCTTTTCAAAGGGGGCATCGCCAACCTCCGGGTAAGGGTGTTGCCGGTTTTGGCGGACCATCTTCCCAAAGCCCAGGATGTGGAGGCCTATGTGGAGTCCAAGGTGGCCCCGCACCACCAGCACCTTTTTGAGCCCCTGGCGGTTTCCGAGTCCTTGCTCTACAAGCGGGACACCCTGTACTCCACCTGGGATGAGCTGGTGGGGCGGGCGGTCAAGGCCCTTTACCCGGAGGTGGAGGTGGTCTTCAGCCCGGCGGTGCGCTGGGGTACCACCATCCTGCCGGGGCAGGCCATCACCCGGGACCACCTCTACGCCTATCTGGGCTTCACCTACCCGGAGCTTTACCTCTTCTGGCTAAAGGGGGAGCAGATCCGGAACACCTTAGAGGACATCGCCAGCAACGTCTTCACTCCCGACCCCTTCTACCAACAGGGTGGGGATGTGAGCCGGGTCTACGGCCTTCGCTACGTCCTGGACCCCGATGCCCCCACGGGCAAGCGTATCCGGGAAGTGGAGGTGGGGGGCAAGCCCCTGGATCCCAACCGCCGCTATCTGGCGGCCTCCTATGGGGGAAGGCTCCAGCGGGTGGGGGAGGCCAAGGCCGGGTACCAGCCTAGGCCCATCTACCAGGTCCTCGAGGAGTACCTGAAGGCTGAGGGGCGGGTCAAGGTCCTGCCCCAGCCCAACGTGCGGGTAATCGGACGCAACTACCGTGTACCGGAGGTGAGTTCATGA
- the soxX gene encoding sulfur oxidation c-type cytochrome SoxX, with amino-acid sequence MKAKKLIPILLAAPLVVALAQSYFNPPELEAIKTGGKAYAEVFLNQRPDQALCSAYRNRLPADLLPKFLEEQRALIKYPESGKLMGDWKKGGAIFNNLQKANCFSCHFGSPVHLGGDVGPSLEKYGVQRGQSEAVQRYTYEVIYNSWAFFPCTVMYRFGAQGLLTPEEIADVVAYLLDPDSEFNTKPAVGSK; translated from the coding sequence ATGAAGGCGAAAAAGCTTATCCCCATCCTTTTGGCTGCGCCCTTGGTGGTGGCCTTGGCCCAGTCGTACTTCAACCCTCCCGAGCTGGAGGCCATCAAGACCGGTGGCAAGGCCTACGCCGAGGTCTTCCTGAATCAGCGGCCAGACCAGGCCCTTTGCTCCGCCTACCGGAACCGCTTGCCTGCCGATCTCCTACCCAAGTTCCTGGAAGAGCAACGGGCCCTCATCAAGTACCCGGAAAGCGGCAAGCTCATGGGGGATTGGAAGAAGGGTGGCGCCATCTTCAACAACCTGCAAAAGGCCAACTGCTTCTCCTGTCACTTTGGCTCCCCTGTTCATTTGGGCGGGGATGTGGGGCCTAGCCTAGAGAAGTATGGCGTCCAAAGGGGTCAGTCCGAGGCGGTCCAGCGCTACACCTACGAGGTGATCTACAACTCTTGGGCCTTCTTCCCCTGCACGGTCATGTACCGCTTTGGGGCCCAGGGGCTTTTAACCCCTGAGGAGATCGCCGACGTGGTGGCCTACCTCCTGGATCCGGATTCTGAGTTCAACACCAAGCCGGCGGTGGGGTCCAAATGA
- the soxA gene encoding sulfur oxidation c-type cytochrome SoxA: MPLRVLGMAGIFFLLGFVLAQGEMDPREEAKRQKQLLLETAGILPTELIVEQGRELFNRKGPSGKTMAECDFGLGKGVLEGAAARLPRYFLDTGKVEDLDSRILTCMTRVQGFRPDQIKRQEVVAVAFYIVSFSTSKPIQVRLLFPQERELYALGEKLFYARSGARDIGCATCHISYVGRRAGVLPYADVLGKDKSWTHWPAYRYSNDQIWTMQDRIRACYGNIGHPQPALYSLPILALELFMAYKNNGAIVEEWPAFVR, from the coding sequence ATGCCTTTACGGGTCTTGGGGATGGCGGGGATTTTCTTCCTCTTGGGGTTTGTCCTGGCCCAGGGAGAGATGGACCCCAGGGAGGAAGCCAAGCGGCAAAAGCAGCTTCTTTTGGAAACAGCTGGCATCTTGCCCACGGAGCTCATCGTGGAGCAGGGAAGGGAGCTTTTTAACCGCAAAGGCCCTAGCGGCAAGACCATGGCCGAGTGCGACTTCGGCCTGGGGAAGGGGGTTTTGGAGGGGGCGGCGGCCCGGTTACCCCGCTACTTCCTGGACACGGGCAAGGTGGAGGACCTGGATAGCCGCATCCTCACCTGCATGACCCGGGTCCAGGGCTTTCGGCCCGACCAGATCAAGCGCCAGGAGGTGGTGGCGGTGGCTTTCTATATCGTCAGCTTCTCCACCAGCAAGCCCATCCAGGTGCGCCTCCTTTTCCCCCAGGAGCGGGAGCTCTATGCCCTTGGCGAAAAGCTCTTCTATGCCCGAAGTGGAGCCCGGGATATAGGCTGCGCCACCTGCCACATCTCTTACGTGGGCCGGCGGGCAGGGGTTCTGCCCTATGCGGATGTCTTGGGCAAGGATAAGTCCTGGACCCACTGGCCCGCCTACCGCTACTCCAACGACCAGATCTGGACCATGCAGGACCGGATCCGGGCCTGCTACGGCAACATTGGCCATCCCCAGCCTGCCCTTTACTCCTTGCCCATCCTAGCCCTGGAGCTCTTTATGGCCTACAAGAACAATGGGGCCATAGTGGAGGAGTGGCCGGCCTTTGTGCGGTGA
- the soxZ gene encoding thiosulfate oxidation carrier complex protein SoxZ: protein MAIRTIVRLTPAKPKAGENVKLQVVAQHPNEPGTRKDAEGKIIPAKYINQVEVYFEGEKVAEAKPGPSTSANPLYGFMFKAEKAGTFTVKLKDTDGDTGEGTVKLELA, encoded by the coding sequence ATGGCCATTCGCACCATTGTTCGCTTGACCCCGGCCAAGCCCAAAGCGGGCGAGAACGTTAAGCTTCAGGTGGTGGCCCAGCACCCCAACGAACCCGGCACCCGCAAGGATGCCGAGGGCAAGATCATCCCCGCCAAGTACATCAACCAGGTGGAGGTCTACTTTGAGGGGGAGAAGGTGGCCGAGGCCAAGCCCGGCCCCTCCACCAGCGCCAACCCCCTTTACGGCTTTATGTTCAAGGCAGAAAAGGCGGGGACCTTCACTGTAAAACTGAAGGACACCGACGGGGATACCGGCGAAGGCACGGTAAAGCTGGAACTAGCCTAA
- the soxY gene encoding thiosulfate oxidation carrier protein SoxY, with protein MNRRAFLKTAGVALGALALAGVPARAQALEGEDLAKLEKALQEVLGKGFKDLTPSDLIKLNMPAIAESGANVPAEVEVNLPPGQVKAIHLFADKNPTPHLVAFMPMKALPYYATRVRLAETSAIRAVVETADGKFLLASASTRVTVGGCG; from the coding sequence GTGAATAGGCGAGCGTTTTTAAAGACTGCTGGCGTAGCCCTGGGGGCTTTGGCCCTGGCGGGGGTTCCCGCACGGGCGCAGGCCCTCGAGGGGGAGGATCTGGCCAAGTTGGAAAAGGCCCTGCAGGAGGTTCTAGGAAAGGGGTTTAAAGACCTTACCCCCTCCGACCTCATCAAGCTCAACATGCCGGCCATTGCCGAAAGCGGGGCCAACGTACCCGCCGAGGTGGAGGTCAACCTGCCCCCGGGCCAGGTGAAGGCCATCCATCTTTTTGCCGACAAGAACCCCACCCCCCACCTGGTGGCCTTCATGCCCATGAAGGCCCTGCCCTACTACGCCACCCGGGTGCGGCTGGCGGAGACCAGCGCCATCCGGGCGGTGGTGGAAACGGCGGACGGCAAGTTTCTTTTGGCCTCGGCCAGCACCCGCGTAACCGTGGGTGGTTGCGGTTAA
- a CDS encoding SoxW family protein — protein sequence MYAYRVLWSLVVLILTAALAAPDFGRWYPYGAALDLAQAHGRIVMVYFHSPHCPYCDQMNTFVLSDPQVSQLLEDRFVVASVGTETPEGQELARRYRVPGTPTFVFLVHRQGTWEEVGRFFGSRPRAQFLQELRQICAKGGVCGE from the coding sequence ATGTACGCATACCGGGTACTTTGGTCCCTTGTGGTACTGATCCTAACCGCGGCCCTGGCTGCCCCGGACTTCGGGCGGTGGTATCCCTATGGGGCGGCCCTGGACCTGGCCCAGGCCCATGGGCGGATCGTGATGGTGTACTTCCATTCCCCCCACTGCCCTTACTGCGACCAGATGAATACCTTCGTCCTCTCCGATCCCCAGGTGAGCCAACTTCTGGAGGACCGCTTTGTGGTGGCCTCCGTGGGCACGGAAACCCCGGAGGGCCAGGAGCTTGCCCGGCGCTATAGGGTGCCGGGTACCCCTACCTTCGTCTTCCTCGTCCACCGCCAGGGGACGTGGGAAGAGGTGGGCCGGTTTTTTGGCAGCCGGCCCCGGGCGCAGTTCCTACAGGAGTTGCGCCAGATCTGTGCCAAAGGAGGTGTATGCGGTGAATAG
- a CDS encoding c-type cytochrome: MKRTLTALLLIGSLAFAQADGAKLFSQCAGCHQATGQGVPGAFPPLAGHVSEILAKQGGREYLIKVLLWGLQGSIEVKGMKYNGAMPAYNGLKDEEIAALLNHIATTWGDDKKVRGFKPFTAAEVKALREKKLTSQQVLEERKKLGLK; this comes from the coding sequence ATGAAGCGGACCCTAACGGCTCTCCTCCTCATCGGCAGCCTGGCCTTTGCCCAGGCAGACGGCGCCAAGCTTTTCAGCCAGTGCGCCGGGTGCCACCAGGCCACCGGCCAAGGGGTGCCCGGGGCCTTCCCGCCCCTGGCCGGGCATGTGTCCGAGATCCTGGCCAAACAGGGCGGGCGGGAGTACCTGATCAAGGTGCTCCTCTGGGGCCTCCAGGGCTCGATTGAGGTCAAGGGCATGAAGTACAACGGGGCCATGCCCGCCTACAACGGGCTTAAGGATGAGGAGATCGCCGCTCTCCTCAACCACATCGCTACCACCTGGGGCGACGACAAGAAGGTCCGGGGCTTCAAGCCCTTCACCGCCGCCGAGGTCAAGGCCCTGCGGGAGAAGAAGCTCACCTCCCAACAGGTGCTGGAGGAGCGGAAGAAACTCGGCTTGAAGTAA